AGGTAGCGAGACACTGCCTTTCTCGCGGGGCTGTCCCTGACCAGCTCATCCTCCTTGCAGGGCACCTTGGCCAGGAAAAGCTGCACCTGGCTGGGGGTCATGTTGGCAAAGTCCAGAAACTTTTCGGGGTCCACGGAGCTGCTGAAGGCACACACGAAGCACTTCCCGTCGAGGAGGGCCAGGAGGATCCAGACAAGGGGGGCAGCCAGCGCTCGCTGCAGCACAGAGGAGCACATATACctagggacagaggaagggaggggtcGCAGAGGCAGCTGGAACTCAACTGCAGCAGGAAGGCTACAGGAGAGATGCCGGGATGGACTTCCCAGGAGGGCTGGGAAATGCCTGCTGAGGTTACATCAAAGAAAGGGCTGCAGCTCCCCCTGCAGAGGTCCCAGCAGAAGAgggcggggaggaaggagggctggggCCCCGGGAGGTCAGGAAAGTCCCGACCAGCAGTCCTGGGACTGAAACACTGGGAAGCTCTTGTGCCTCCTACTCTAGGCCTTGTAGCAGGCTCTGTTGGTGCCCTGCCCTCGCCGGAGGCACTAACATCTTTAGTGAGTAGTTCCTTTCCTCTGGTGTCTGATCTCGACTACCTGCCAGGCTCTGCCCAAGGGCTTCGGAGGAGTCTCTGCTCCCAGAGCGGAAAGCTGAAAGCCAGGAGAGTTAACAACCCCAACCAACCTTCAAGCCACAGGGACAGGCCTGGTGGGTAAGACACTAGACTCTCAGCGGGACAATCCGCATTCTCAGAAGGTCCCCAGAAGGAATGACCCCAGTTGCCCACTCAGTACCACACTCTCCCCAGAGCTGCTTTTGTGGGGGAGCCTAAAGTAGGACAGCCCTACCCAATAACGCTTCCAGAGGCAGCGCCTCGCACACCTCCCTCCAGGTCCAGAagcccaccctctctctgtccccaaagggTCTCTTCTGCCCTTCCGCCCTTTGGGAGGTTGCGTGTGGGTCACGGGACAAGAGCCCAGTGGAGCTGTATTCACTGGGTCCTGGAGGAAAAGGCAAAGGGCACAGCTATGCGTATGACCCTCCCCACGTGGCAGAATCACCGGGAGCACGGatccccaggcaccccgaagcaGGGGCCCCTGTGCACAGCAGGCAGGTGCTGTCTCTGACTTGGACTGTATACAAAGCATGAAATGACATATGCTGGGCTGTGTATATGTGGGCATGGCCTACCCAGCAGGGAATTATAAATTCATCGTAGATAAGGGTGGCTCTGGCGTTTTCTGGGGGCGGTGTGGTCAGAAGGTGGATCTGAGGACTTGTTACGGACTTCCATCGATGGGTTTCGATAGACGGCACCAAGCAGGTGCGAGGCTTTGAGGACACCGCGGTACAACAGGTGAGGTCCTTGCCCCCGGAGGACTTACAGGAGACGGAATGCAGCCTTGCAGCCGGTCACGCCTCCTACCACACGTGAGCACTGGCTGTGCATGTCACGAGATGGCCCTTCATGTATGTGCGGAGTTGTAACTCGTGGCCAGAGAACAGACCGGACCCGGGCAATTCTTAGGAATCCTGCACTGGCCGTAGAAGGGCGACAAATGACAGGAACAGAAACATCCGTTTCCACACCGGAAACTGGCTAGTGAGTCTCCGCGGGTTGATGTTTCCCtgcttgggggtgggtgggggagccAGGAGGATCATCGGGCTTGGGGAGGCACCGGCAGCGTCTGAGGGGGGAGACCCCTGACCGTGCCcaggggtagctgggtggtgtGGGACCGTACCTGATGATGCCAGGGTCCTTCCTCCGGTGCCCCACGGGCCGGCGCCACTCCTCAACCATCACCACGGACTGCCGGTTGGCAAGGAGGCCACAGAGGAAAAGGGCAAGTGGGGGTGTCAGCAGCAGGCCCAGGCCATAGAGGGCATTGTAGCGCGCCAGGCAGGGGCAATTGAAGTCGAAGGAGGAGTACAGCTTGACGGTGACCGCGGCCAGCAGCAGGCAGATGCCATTCATCACTGACTCCGAGCTGGACTGGAAGTGCTGGAAAAGCACACGGAACTTTTCCATGGCTCTGGCCCGGGGGCGGTGGGCAGCCGCGGGTCGGGGGGTAGCAGCGAGGCTTCGGCCACCTTCCTGGCCAAACCCAGGCCACTCTAGGGGCAAGCCTGGGGTGCAGAGGAGGGTCTTCTCTTCCAAAGGCCTGAGGGGACAAGGAGGGGGGTGACGttcagcccccagcccagcctctggtGTCCCTCCAAAGACGCCAAAGATGTGAGGCAGTCGCAGGCTCTCTCCGCAaagcgccccgccccccccccccccccccccgccccgccccagctccAGTCCCGGCTGTGCCCAGTgccactcccctcctctctggaGGGAAGTCACTGCCAGCCCAAAGCACCCTTAGGCAAATGTCACTCCACCCTCCCCAGcccattccttcctctcttcaGGGTTTGGATACTAAGCCTGACAGCTGGTGGGGCTTTGTGTGGGGGACAGGCAAATTCTGGGCGTGGTAAGGCAACAGTGCCGATGAGGCCAATTATATTTTCCGGACTTAGTCAAAAACACGATTGGGCTCCGCTGAGTCCAGGTAGATTTCATGTTGGCTTTCACGCTGGGAGGAGCCAGGGGGCGCCTCACCCTGCCTGAAGACTGCCTGGAAGAGAAGACCCTTGAGAAGAGCCCAGACCGTGTTTTAACGTTTGCTGGGTTAGGGCTTCTGGAAGGGGAAGGCCTTCCTGGCAGAGGGTCCCGTATGGGCAAAGGCATGGAGGTGAGAAGCAGCCTGGTGTGGGCCAGCAGTGTGGGGTTGCTGGACTGTAGCATCAGACAGGAGGTGTCGTGAGAGGGGACTGGAGGAGTCAGTGGATGCCTGCcaccttcttttccattttattccacTGTCCCCAGGTCTGGCACCCAACCGGCCCAGGTATCTCTAAAGCACAGCTCTCCTACATCACTCACTTGCTCAAGTGTGACTAAGGCCTCCCTCAGCTTCCTTagcttggcattcaaggccctcctAATTGTACCCAGATGTGCCTTCCTAcctccacatcctccccaccTGAGACCCTTGCCCCTTCCTACCACCTGCTCTTCAAGAGGCAGCTCAAACGCAGCCCGGtcaccaagccccacccctggTGACCTCAGCCCTGTGGGAAcctctacctcccctctggccccTGAACGGCTGCCTCGGCCTGTTATTGATCTTCCTCAGAGGTGGGGTGTGGATCTCCCAATCAGGG
This genomic stretch from Prionailurus bengalensis isolate Pbe53 chromosome D2, Fcat_Pben_1.1_paternal_pri, whole genome shotgun sequence harbors:
- the CALHM3 gene encoding calcium homeostasis modulator protein 3; the encoded protein is MEKFRVLFQHFQSSSESVMNGICLLLAAVTVKLYSSFDFNCPCLARYNALYGLGLLLTPPLALFLCGLLANRQSVVMVEEWRRPVGHRRKDPGIIRYMCSSVLQRALAAPLVWILLALLDGKCFVCAFSSSVDPEKFLDFANMTPSQVQLFLAKVPCKEDELVRDSPARKAVSRYLRCLSQAIGWSITLLLIILAFLGRCLRPCFDQTVFLQRRYWSNYVDLEQKLFDETCCEHARDFAHRCVLHFFANMQSEMRARGLRRDTADRDPEPPVTPGPQDGLDGGGSGKAHLRAVCSREQVDRLLSTWYSSKPPLDLLASPGIWGGRGGLNHRALTVAPGPRLSQHTDV